The Anopheles coluzzii chromosome 2, AcolN3, whole genome shotgun sequence genome window below encodes:
- the LOC120950605 gene encoding holocytochrome c-type synthase: MGNTVSAAEKVASNIVPNTLTKGEDAALPKGHPPLGDKAAMSGNPPPECPMHQKQQPKEQPVLVSECPIKHDGAEVNPLNMMPPANQNPAPGQPFPLPTERQVSSIPKATTDGKQEFWVYPSQQMFWNAMLRKGWRWEKDDIAQKDMDDIIKIHNANNEQAWQEVLKWEALHARECGNPRLKSFGGKATDYSPRAKIRNMMGYELPFDRHDWIIDRCGKDVRYVIDYYDGGMVDEKYKFALLDVRPAMDSFDNVWDRMKVAYMRWKFELEDKLKELTN, encoded by the coding sequence ATGGGAAACACGGTGTCTGCCGCTGAAAAGGTTGCCTCGAACATAGTGCCCAACACATTGACGAAGGGCGAAGATGCAGCACTACCGAAGGGACATCCACCGCTTGGCGATAAAGCAGCCATGTCCGGTAATCCTCCGCCCGAATGTCCGATGCACCAAAAACAGCAACCCAAAGAACAACCAGTGCTCGTATCCGAGTGTCCAATTAAGCACGATGGAGCGGAAGTGAACCCGCTGAACATGATGCCACCGGCAAATCAAAATCCCGCCCCGGGCCAACCGTTCCCACTGCCTACCGAGCGCCAGGTGTCGTCGATTCCGAAAGCGACCACCGACGGTAAGCAGGAGTTTTGGGTGTACCCAAGTCAGCAGATGTTCTGGAATGCGATGCTGCGCAAGGGCTGGCGCTGGGAAAAGGACGATATAGCTCAGAAAGACATGGACGACATTATAAAGATACACAACGCCAACAATGAGCAGGCCTGGCAGGAGGTACTTAAGTGGGAAGCGCTGCACGCCCGCGAATGTGGCAATCCACGGCTGAAGAGCTTCGGCGGCAAGGCAACCGATTACAGCCCGCGGGCTAAGATTCGCAACATGATGGGGTACGAGCTGCCGTTCGACCGACACGACTGGATCATCGATCGCTGTGGCAAGGATGTGCGCTACGTCATTGACTACTATGACGGTGGCATGGTGGACGAGAAGTACAAATTTGCCCTGCTGGATGTGAGGCCCGCGATGGATTCGTTCGACAACGTGTGGGATCGCATGAAGGTGGCCTACATGCGGTGGAAGTTCGAGCTGGAGGACAAACTGAAGGAGCTGACAAACTAA